Sequence from the Megalops cyprinoides isolate fMegCyp1 chromosome 9, fMegCyp1.pri, whole genome shotgun sequence genome:
TTTATCAATATGGGACCCGCATAATGGCAATCTGCTTGATAATGCAATGGTCAAGGACATTGTGAAGTAAGGAAAAATCCAGGAAAATGCTATCAATTTAAATACCATCTGATCCGTCATGACAGAATGATACAGTAGTGGTTTACATATGGCCACATATCGATCATAAGCCATTGCCGTTAGCGTTGAAAAATCACACTTTGCTGATGAGTATATCACAAATATCTGGATGTAGCATGCATGGTATGATATCACATAGGAATCAAAAAGCAAGTCTGATAGGAATTTGGGGTAGAAACCTGCTGTTCCATACAGTCCATTAATACACAGATTACACAGGAATAAATACATTGGCTCATGGAGGGATTTCTCTaataaaatggtgaaaatcagtgtcaaattcacaaataaaattaaaatgtatactaGAAAAGTCAGAGAGAAATATATAAGGCGATTTGTTGGTGTTTCATTCAATTCAGAAAGAGTGAAGACTTTGATATTAGATGAATTTTCCATGGCTGCTTTACCtgcaaattatgaaaaaaaaaaaaaaatcagtcactagaaattgaaaaaaattgcaatgtgtaaaatgtatttgatgtatCTGAACTAAGCAGATAATATTACATAGTTTAGATATCAATAAAACCGTGCTCAAAATCTCAGATTTGATgtttcatacattaaaaatccCTTTCATATCACAAGGATAGAATGAATATAACAACATTGATAGAA
This genomic interval carries:
- the LOC118783419 gene encoding olfactory receptor 52E8-like, with protein sequence MRNPMENSSNIKVFTLSELNETPTNRLIYFSLTFLVYILILFVNLTLIFTILLEKSLHEPMYLFLCNLCINGLYGTAGFYPKFLSDLLFDSYVISYHACYIQIFVIYSSAKCDFSTLTAMAYDRYVAICKPLLYHSVMTDQMVFKLIAFSWIFPYFTMSLTIALSSRLPLCGSHIDKLYCENWSIVKLSCEATIVNNVSGFIIICIFVGFAFFIILSYIKLIMVCTKSREDRAKFMQTCLPHLFALINFTVTLVFDAMYSRYGSRNIPQGLRNFLALQFLIIPPIFNPIIYGLKLTEVRKRLLTIPKR